The Penaeus monodon isolate SGIC_2016 unplaced genomic scaffold, NSTDA_Pmon_1 PmonScaffold_23148, whole genome shotgun sequence DNA segment tgttTATTTCGATGGATGATTAAATAGAAAGAGCATGAAATCTTCAACAACGGAAcatcttcataatatatacacatattctgcAACGCATTCTGATTAAGGAGCACTGTATCTGTTGGAAGGTTCCTTCGCCCTGCGGGCGTCCTCCTCAGCGGCGAAGGCAATCTGCTCCTTGACGAAGTCGGGGATCGGATGGGGGAACTCGGGAGCCACGGGCAGGAGGTCGGACTGAGGTTGGAAGCCCTTTTCGTCAGCCACGAAATCAACGTGGACGGGAGTGCCGTCAGGAGCGGTGTAGCTAATTAAGAGAAAGTGGATAACGAGATAAGTATATGGTTTTGTTATGaacaatataaagatataacCGTCAAGAAATATTGGAGTTTCTATCCATATAATTTTGCTTCTTTCCAGATACTCACGAGTAAGAACCAGCACTGCTGATGC contains these protein-coding regions:
- the LOC119570210 gene encoding cuticle protein AMP1A-like encodes the protein MKFILLAVFACVAAAAPQGYEAPRRDSEEVPILRDERVIENDGRYNFDVETGDGIVVSESGAPSADGGISSAGSYSYTAPDGTPVHVDFVADEKGFQPQSDLLPVAPEFPHPIPDFVKEQIAFAAEEDARRAKEPSNRYSAP